In Pseudomonas fluorescens NCIMB 11764, a single window of DNA contains:
- a CDS encoding DUF2334 domain-containing protein, with the protein MAEPMNAPSLLLVLHDVAPQTWADYQPFVEAVDALGAVPMTWLVVPDFHKHNDLEAHPGFRRMLTRRVARGDELALHGYFHCDESPPPHTPRDWFMRRIYTHEGEFYSLSQEAALARLHAGIEVFHRYHWPLEGFVAPAWLMSEGTRQALRQLPLSYTSDPQHLYRLPDFTPVDAPGLVWSARSAWRRGVSKLVSDQREHRWRRAAVIRLGLHPVDMRHPFSRNYWLQTLKRLLDEGRVPMTKARWLTLHTDRVGRAA; encoded by the coding sequence ATGGCTGAGCCCATGAACGCGCCCAGCCTGCTATTGGTGTTGCATGACGTCGCCCCACAAACCTGGGCCGACTACCAACCCTTTGTCGAAGCCGTCGACGCCTTGGGCGCAGTGCCGATGACCTGGCTGGTGGTGCCGGACTTTCACAAACACAACGATCTTGAGGCCCATCCGGGATTTCGACGGATGCTCACCCGCCGTGTCGCCCGAGGTGACGAACTGGCGCTGCACGGCTATTTTCATTGCGATGAAAGCCCGCCCCCCCACACACCGCGAGACTGGTTCATGCGTCGCATCTACACCCACGAGGGCGAGTTTTACAGCCTGTCTCAGGAAGCCGCCCTCGCACGTCTGCATGCCGGCATTGAAGTGTTCCATCGCTACCACTGGCCGCTGGAGGGTTTTGTCGCCCCGGCCTGGCTGATGAGCGAAGGAACGCGCCAGGCCTTGCGCCAGTTACCCTTGAGTTACACCAGCGATCCGCAGCACCTGTATCGCCTGCCGGATTTCACCCCGGTCGATGCGCCGGGGTTGGTGTGGAGTGCACGCAGTGCCTGGCGTCGGGGTGTGTCGAAGCTGGTCAGCGATCAGCGTGAACACCGCTGGCGTCGCGCTGCGGTGATTCGCCTGGGGTTGCACCCGGTGGACATGCGTCACCCTTTCTCACGCAATTATTGGCTGCAAACCCTCAAGCGCCTGCTCGACGAGGGCCGTGTGCCGATGACCAAGGCGCGGTGGCTGACGCTGCACACCGACCGCGTCGGTCGCGCCGCATGA
- a CDS encoding lysylphosphatidylglycerol synthase transmembrane domain-containing protein, which translates to MSRAIVLFVALLVAVLIPLLLGGNQTWSRLQSFPLNWLLIMFGMILLCWVVNTMRLRLLLGDQRDKVSPVKSLGVVMAAEFAYCATPGGSGGPLTIMALLARNGVRPARGSAVFAMDQLSDLLFFLCALIGILIYALFQHLSERMEWLLTVSAISMFGGLLSCVVIARYHRLLIRLSGRLLVRLNVKGSTRMRWARKLLHFLAAFTDTLKLPAQTLIKVFVLTCVHWVLRYSVLYLALRGLGADLQWAWSFLIQMLSLSAGQFSLLPGGAGAAELTSAALLAPMVGKSTAAAAILIWRAVTYYFYLVVGGPVFLLMLGRPLLKKLMRFRQA; encoded by the coding sequence ATGAGCCGCGCAATTGTGTTGTTTGTCGCGCTGCTCGTTGCGGTGCTGATTCCTCTGTTACTGGGCGGTAACCAGACCTGGTCGCGACTGCAGAGTTTTCCATTGAACTGGCTGTTGATCATGTTCGGCATGATCCTGCTGTGCTGGGTGGTGAACACGATGCGCTTGCGTCTGTTGCTGGGTGATCAGCGCGACAAGGTCAGTCCGGTCAAAAGCCTTGGCGTGGTGATGGCGGCCGAGTTCGCCTACTGCGCCACGCCGGGCGGCAGCGGCGGACCGCTGACGATCATGGCGCTGCTGGCACGCAACGGCGTGCGCCCGGCACGGGGTAGCGCCGTCTTCGCCATGGATCAACTGAGCGACCTGCTGTTCTTTCTCTGCGCGTTAATCGGGATTCTGATTTATGCGCTGTTCCAGCACCTCAGCGAACGCATGGAATGGCTGCTGACGGTCAGTGCCATTTCGATGTTTGGCGGGCTGCTCAGTTGCGTGGTGATCGCGCGCTATCATCGGCTGCTGATTCGCCTGAGTGGACGCTTGCTCGTGCGCCTGAATGTCAAAGGCAGCACGCGAATGCGTTGGGCACGAAAACTCCTGCATTTTCTGGCGGCATTCACTGACACGCTGAAGTTGCCCGCTCAGACGTTGATCAAGGTGTTTGTCCTGACCTGTGTGCATTGGGTCCTGCGCTATAGCGTGTTGTACCTGGCGTTGCGCGGGCTCGGTGCGGATTTGCAGTGGGCCTGGAGTTTTCTGATCCAGATGCTTTCGCTGAGCGCGGGGCAATTCAGCCTGTTGCCGGGTGGCGCAGGGGCTGCGGAATTGACCTCGGCCGCGCTGCTGGCACCCATGGTGGGGAAATCCACGGCGGCGGCGGCGATTCTGATTTGGCGGGCGGTGACTTATTACTTTTATCTGGTGGTTGGGGGACCGGTGTTTTTGTTGATGCTTGGGCGGCCGTTGTTGAAGAAGTTGATGAGGTTTAGGCAGGCTTAG
- a CDS encoding DUF721 domain-containing protein: MAFRPLTARAPAVLLREAKPLKAIFGHAQRLGHLQRLLESQLQPAAREHCHVASWREGSLLLIVTDGHWATRLRYQQKRLQRQLQMFDEFASLTRILFKVQPPTVQQGAAGHTISLSSDAGATIQATAEGISDPNLRAALERLAAHAKPKD; encoded by the coding sequence ATGGCATTTCGCCCTCTTACGGCCAGAGCACCCGCCGTTCTGCTTCGCGAAGCCAAACCGCTGAAAGCCATTTTTGGCCATGCTCAACGCCTGGGTCATTTACAACGTCTGCTGGAAAGCCAATTGCAGCCTGCCGCCCGCGAGCATTGCCACGTGGCATCGTGGCGCGAAGGCAGTTTGTTGCTGATTGTCACCGATGGTCATTGGGCAACTCGTCTGCGTTATCAACAGAAGCGTCTGCAACGGCAGTTACAGATGTTTGATGAATTCGCCAGCCTGACCCGGATTCTGTTCAAGGTGCAGCCACCGACCGTTCAGCAAGGGGCGGCGGGGCATACCATCAGTTTGTCCAGCGATGCGGGCGCGACCATTCAGGCCACGGCGGAGGGGATCAGTGATCCGAATCTGCGAGCGGCGCTGGAGCGATTGGCGGCGCACGCCAAACCCAAGGATTAA
- the purU gene encoding formyltetrahydrofolate deformylase, with protein MRTFRLVIACPDRVGIVAKVSNFLASHNGWITEASHHSDNLSGWFFMRHEIRADSLPFGIEAFREAFAPIAEEFSMNWRITDTAQKKRVVLMASRESHCLADLLHRWHSDELDCEISCVISNHDDLRSMVEWHGIPYYHVPVNPQDKEPAFAEVSRLVKQHEAEVVVLARYMQILPPELCSEYAHKVINIHHSFLPSFVGAKPYHQASLRGVKLIGATCHYVTEELDAGPIIEQDVVRVSHSDSIEDMVRFGRDVEKMVLARGLRYHLEDRVLVHGNKTVVF; from the coding sequence ATGCGCACTTTTCGGCTGGTGATTGCTTGCCCGGACCGCGTCGGCATCGTTGCTAAAGTCAGTAACTTTCTGGCGTCACATAACGGCTGGATCACTGAAGCGAGCCATCACTCGGATAATCTCAGTGGCTGGTTCTTCATGCGTCACGAAATTCGGGCCGATTCGCTGCCTTTTGGTATCGAGGCCTTCCGCGAAGCGTTCGCGCCGATTGCCGAAGAGTTCTCGATGAACTGGCGCATTACTGATACCGCGCAGAAAAAGCGCGTGGTGTTGATGGCCAGCCGCGAGTCTCATTGCCTGGCCGACTTGCTGCACCGCTGGCACAGCGATGAACTGGACTGCGAAATCTCCTGCGTGATTTCCAACCATGACGATTTGCGTAGCATGGTCGAGTGGCACGGTATTCCTTACTACCACGTGCCGGTCAATCCACAGGATAAAGAACCGGCGTTCGCCGAAGTCTCGCGCCTGGTCAAACAGCACGAAGCCGAAGTGGTGGTACTTGCCCGTTACATGCAAATCCTGCCGCCCGAGTTGTGCAGTGAATATGCGCACAAGGTCATCAACATTCACCACAGCTTCCTGCCGTCGTTCGTCGGCGCCAAGCCTTATCACCAGGCTTCCCTGCGTGGGGTAAAGCTGATCGGTGCGACGTGCCACTATGTCACTGAAGAGCTGGATGCCGGCCCGATCATCGAGCAGGACGTGGTGCGTGTCAGCCACAGCGATAGCATCGAAGACATGGTGCGTTTCGGGCGTGATGTCGAGAAGATGGTGTTGGCTCGTGGTCTGCGTTATCACCTGGAAGACCGGGTGCTGGTGCATGGCAACAAGACCGTGGTGTTCTGA
- a CDS encoding glycosyltransferase family 4 protein codes for MLIVHIADITMFYAPASGGVRTYLDAKHRRLGIKPGIRHSLLIPGAHLGEQDGIYTVPAPALPFGKGYRFPLRLAPWRNVLQDLQPDLIEVGDPYLTAWAALDARRQLDVPVIGFYHSDLPLLVSNRMGNWVTTNVEAYVSKLYGNFDRVLAPSRIMADKLITLGVKNVFVQPLGVDLHTFHPDARDPGLRAELGIDENTHLLIFAGRGSKEKNLPVLLDCMRRLGRRYHLLLVGSSMPAVVPDNVTVVDEFCPATQVARLMASADALLHAGDQETFGLVILEAMACGIPVVAVAAGAFQEIINSDCGLLCAPNNSMAMANAVRELFGSGSAVLGQQARSHVERHYSWDTVVNSLLGHYYAVLGSQWPRIANG; via the coding sequence ATGCTCATCGTGCATATCGCTGACATCACCATGTTCTACGCCCCTGCCAGCGGTGGCGTGCGCACGTATCTGGATGCTAAACACCGTCGCTTGGGTATCAAGCCCGGCATTCGTCACAGCCTGCTGATCCCCGGCGCACACCTGGGTGAACAGGATGGTATTTACACGGTTCCAGCCCCCGCCCTGCCCTTCGGCAAGGGTTACCGTTTCCCTCTGCGCCTCGCGCCCTGGCGCAATGTCCTTCAGGATTTGCAACCCGATCTGATCGAAGTCGGCGACCCGTACCTCACGGCCTGGGCCGCGCTCGACGCCCGGCGACAACTCGATGTGCCAGTGATCGGCTTTTATCACTCGGACCTGCCGCTGCTGGTCAGTAACCGCATGGGCAACTGGGTCACCACCAATGTCGAGGCCTACGTCAGCAAGCTGTACGGTAATTTCGACCGGGTGCTGGCGCCGAGCCGGATCATGGCCGACAAATTGATTACCCTGGGGGTGAAGAACGTTTTCGTCCAACCCCTGGGTGTCGACCTGCACACCTTCCATCCCGATGCACGAGACCCGGGCCTGCGCGCAGAACTGGGCATCGATGAAAATACCCATCTGCTGATTTTCGCCGGACGCGGCTCCAAGGAAAAGAACCTGCCAGTGTTGCTCGACTGCATGAGGCGCCTGGGCCGCCGCTATCACTTGTTGCTGGTGGGTTCGTCGATGCCGGCGGTGGTGCCGGACAACGTGACGGTGGTCGATGAATTCTGCCCGGCGACGCAAGTGGCACGGCTGATGGCCAGTGCCGACGCGCTGCTGCATGCCGGCGATCAGGAAACCTTCGGCCTGGTGATTCTCGAAGCCATGGCTTGCGGCATTCCGGTGGTGGCCGTGGCAGCCGGGGCCTTTCAGGAAATCATCAACTCAGACTGCGGCCTGCTTTGCGCGCCGAACAACTCAATGGCGATGGCCAACGCCGTTCGGGAGTTGTTCGGTTCGGGCAGTGCCGTTCTGGGCCAACAGGCTCGCAGTCATGTCGAGCGCCATTATTCCTGGGACACGGTGGTCAACAGTCTGCTGGGCCATTATTACGCCGTCCTCGGCAGCCAATGGCCGCGGATCGCCAATGGCTGA
- a CDS encoding methyl-accepting chemotaxis protein: MNKNLRFSHKILLAAALIVIAAFASFTLYNDYLQRNAIRKDLDNYLQEMGSVAANNIQTWLSGRSLLIENLSQSIALNADIDNVAKLLEQKAVTSTFMGAYLGNKDGTFIIRPDSKMPEGYDPRARPWYKSAQSTSGPALTEPYIDLASGQLVISIVNSVLKDGQNIGVAGGDLSLQVIADSLNAMDFNGMGYAFLISADGKILVHPDKALVMKSLAEAYPKDTPRISSDFSEVEVDGKTRIVTFTPIKGLNSVNWYIGLSADKGKAFAKLSEFRASAVVATIIAVAIIIALLGMLIRLLIQPLHVMTRAMADIADGEGDLTKRLTIQNNDEFGVLGTAFNRFVERIHGSIREVSSATGQVNEVALRVVAASNSSMYNSDQQASRTSSVAAAINQLGAAAQEIARNAAQASSQASDARSLAEDGQQVVDRSIVAMNQLSSMLSASSTNIESLNSKTVNIGQILEVITSISQQTNLLALNAAIEAARAGEAGRGFAVVADEVRNLAHRTQESAQQVQTMIEELQVGARESVSTMSDSQRHSQDSVEIANLAGERLNSVTLRIGEIDGMNQSVATATEEQTAVVESINVDITEINTLNQEGVENLQSTLRACSDLEQQAARLKQLVGSFRI; the protein is encoded by the coding sequence ATGAACAAAAATCTGCGCTTCAGCCATAAAATCCTGCTCGCCGCGGCACTCATCGTCATTGCCGCGTTCGCCTCGTTCACACTGTACAACGACTATCTGCAGCGCAACGCCATTCGCAAGGACCTGGACAACTATCTGCAAGAAATGGGCAGTGTGGCTGCCAACAATATCCAGACCTGGCTGAGCGGACGCAGCTTGCTGATCGAAAACCTCTCACAAAGCATCGCGCTGAACGCCGACATCGACAACGTCGCCAAGCTGCTGGAGCAGAAAGCAGTGACGTCGACCTTCATGGGTGCCTATCTGGGCAACAAGGATGGCACCTTCATCATCCGGCCGGACAGCAAAATGCCGGAGGGCTATGACCCCCGCGCCCGTCCCTGGTACAAAAGCGCCCAAAGCACCAGCGGCCCGGCACTGACTGAACCCTACATCGATCTGGCCTCCGGCCAGCTGGTCATCTCCATCGTCAATAGTGTCCTCAAGGACGGTCAGAACATCGGCGTGGCCGGCGGCGACCTGAGCCTGCAAGTGATCGCCGACAGCCTGAATGCGATGGACTTCAACGGTATGGGTTATGCGTTCCTGATCAGCGCCGACGGCAAGATTCTGGTGCACCCGGACAAAGCGCTGGTGATGAAATCACTGGCCGAGGCGTACCCGAAAGATACACCGCGCATCAGCAGCGATTTCAGTGAAGTTGAAGTCGATGGCAAAACCCGCATCGTCACGTTCACGCCGATCAAAGGCCTGAATTCCGTCAACTGGTACATCGGTCTGTCGGCGGATAAAGGCAAAGCCTTTGCGAAGCTCAGCGAATTCCGCGCCTCGGCGGTCGTGGCGACCATCATCGCGGTCGCCATCATCATCGCCCTGCTGGGCATGTTGATCCGCCTCCTGATCCAGCCGCTGCACGTCATGACGCGCGCCATGGCCGATATCGCCGACGGTGAGGGCGACCTGACCAAACGCCTGACTATCCAGAACAATGATGAATTCGGCGTGCTCGGCACCGCGTTCAACCGTTTCGTGGAGCGCATTCACGGTTCGATCCGCGAAGTGTCTTCGGCCACCGGGCAGGTCAACGAAGTCGCCCTGCGCGTGGTCGCGGCCTCCAACTCGTCGATGTACAACTCCGACCAGCAAGCTTCGCGCACCAGCAGCGTCGCCGCCGCCATCAATCAGCTCGGTGCCGCGGCCCAGGAAATTGCGCGCAACGCCGCCCAGGCCTCGAGTCAGGCCAGCGACGCCCGCAGCCTCGCCGAAGACGGCCAGCAAGTGGTGGATCGCAGCATTGTCGCGATGAACCAGCTGTCGAGCATGCTCAGCGCCTCCAGCACCAACATCGAATCGCTGAACAGCAAAACCGTGAACATCGGGCAGATTCTCGAAGTGATCACCAGCATTTCCCAGCAAACCAACCTGCTGGCGCTCAATGCTGCGATCGAGGCCGCCCGTGCCGGTGAAGCCGGGCGTGGTTTCGCCGTGGTGGCCGATGAGGTGCGCAACCTGGCGCACCGCACGCAGGAATCGGCGCAACAGGTGCAGACCATGATCGAGGAGCTGCAAGTCGGCGCCCGCGAATCCGTCAGCACCATGAGCGACAGCCAGCGTCACAGCCAGGACAGCGTGGAAATCGCCAACCTGGCGGGAGAGCGCCTGAACAGCGTGACCTTGCGCATTGGCGAGATCGACGGGATGAACCAGTCGGTGGCCACGGCAACCGAGGAACAGACGGCGGTGGTCGAGTCGATCAATGTCGACATCACCGAGATCAACACGCTGAACCAGGAAGGCGTGGAAAACCTGCAATCGACCTTGCGGGCGTGTTCGGACCTGGAGCAGCAGGCGGCGCGCCTCAAGCAATTGGTGGGCAGTTTCCGTATTTAG
- the secA gene encoding preprotein translocase subunit SecA, whose protein sequence is MFAPLLKKLFGSKNEREVKRMLKTVQLVNAFEEQMVALSDDQLRAKTDEFKARIAKGETLDKLLPEAFAVAREAGKRVMGMRHFDVQLIGGMTLHEGMIAEMRTGEGKTLVATLGVYLNALSGKGVHVVTVNDYLARRDANWMRPLYEFLGMTVGVVTPFQPPEEKRQAYAADITYGTNNEFGFDYLRDNMAFSMEEKFQRELNFAVIDEVDSILIDEARTPLIISGQAEDSSKLYIEINKLIPQLELHVEEVEGEVTKAGHYTVDEKTRQVELNEAGHQFIEDMLTRVGLLAEGESLYSAHNLGLLTHVYAGLRAHKLFNRNVEYIVQDGQVVLVDEHTGRTMPGRRLSEGLHQAIEAKENLNIQAESQTLASTTFQNYFRLYNKLSGMTGTADTEAFEFHQIYGLQVMVIPPNKPLARKDYNDLVFLTADEKYAAIINDIKECMTQGRPVLVGTATIETSEHMSALLQKEGIEHKVLNAKFHEKEAEIIAQAGRPGALTIATNMAGRGTDILLGGNWEVEVASLEDPTPEQIAQIKADWQKRHQQVLESGGLQVIASERHESRRIDNQLRGRAGRQGDAGSSRFYLSLEDSLMRIFASDRVKNFMKALGMQSGEAIEHRMVTNAIEKAQRKVEGRNFDIRKQLLEFDDVNNEQRKVIYHMRNTLLAADNIGETIADFRQDVLNATVSAHIPPQSLPEQWDVAGLEAALQSDFGVSLPIQQWLDEDDHLYEETLREKLMQELIAAYNEKEDQAGADALRTFEKQIVLRVLDDLWKDHLSTMDHLRHGIHLRGYAQKNPKQEYKRESFTLFSELLDSIKRDSIRVLSHVQVRREDPIEEEQRLRQEAEALAARMQFQHDEAPGLEQPDLLGEEVDVALATAPVRNEQKLGRNELCYCGSGKKFKHCHGQIQ, encoded by the coding sequence ATGTTTGCGCCTTTGTTAAAGAAACTTTTTGGAAGCAAGAACGAGCGTGAAGTCAAACGCATGCTCAAGACGGTGCAACTCGTCAATGCCTTCGAAGAGCAAATGGTGGCCCTTTCGGACGATCAATTGCGTGCCAAGACAGATGAGTTCAAGGCCCGCATCGCCAAAGGGGAAACCCTCGACAAGCTGCTGCCAGAAGCCTTTGCGGTCGCCCGCGAAGCCGGCAAGCGCGTGATGGGTATGCGCCACTTCGATGTCCAGCTGATCGGCGGCATGACCTTGCATGAAGGCATGATCGCGGAAATGCGTACCGGTGAAGGCAAGACCCTGGTGGCCACACTGGGCGTTTACCTCAACGCGCTGTCCGGCAAGGGCGTGCACGTTGTGACCGTGAACGACTACCTGGCCCGCCGTGACGCCAACTGGATGCGTCCGCTCTACGAATTCCTCGGCATGACGGTCGGTGTGGTCACGCCATTCCAGCCGCCGGAAGAGAAACGTCAGGCCTACGCCGCCGACATTACCTACGGCACCAACAACGAATTCGGTTTCGACTACCTGCGCGACAACATGGCGTTCAGCATGGAAGAAAAATTCCAGCGCGAACTCAACTTTGCCGTGATCGACGAAGTCGACTCCATCCTCATCGACGAAGCCCGTACCCCGCTGATCATTTCCGGTCAGGCCGAGGACAGCTCCAAGTTGTACATCGAGATCAACAAACTGATCCCGCAGCTTGAATTGCATGTCGAAGAGGTCGAAGGCGAAGTCACCAAGGCCGGCCACTACACCGTTGACGAAAAGACCCGTCAGGTCGAACTCAACGAAGCCGGTCACCAGTTCATCGAAGACATGCTGACCCGCGTCGGCCTGCTGGCAGAAGGCGAGAGCCTGTATTCGGCGCATAATCTGGGCCTGCTGACCCACGTTTATGCCGGCCTGCGCGCTCACAAGCTGTTCAACCGCAACGTCGAATACATCGTGCAGGACGGTCAGGTCGTCCTGGTCGACGAACACACCGGTCGTACCATGCCGGGTCGTCGTTTGTCCGAAGGCCTGCACCAGGCCATCGAAGCCAAGGAAAACCTGAACATCCAGGCCGAAAGCCAGACACTGGCGTCGACCACGTTCCAGAACTACTTCCGTCTGTACAACAAGCTGTCCGGCATGACCGGTACCGCGGACACCGAAGCGTTCGAATTCCACCAGATCTACGGCCTGCAGGTCATGGTCATCCCGCCGAACAAGCCTTTGGCGCGTAAAGACTACAACGACCTGGTGTTCCTGACCGCCGACGAGAAATACGCGGCGATCATCAACGACATCAAGGAATGCATGACCCAGGGCCGTCCGGTGCTGGTGGGTACTGCGACCATCGAAACGTCCGAGCACATGTCTGCGCTGCTGCAGAAAGAAGGTATCGAACACAAGGTCCTGAACGCCAAGTTCCACGAAAAAGAAGCCGAGATCATTGCCCAGGCCGGTCGCCCAGGCGCACTGACCATCGCCACCAACATGGCCGGTCGTGGTACCGACATCCTGTTGGGCGGTAACTGGGAAGTGGAAGTCGCGTCGCTCGAAGACCCGACGCCGGAGCAGATTGCCCAGATCAAGGCCGACTGGCAGAAACGTCACCAGCAAGTGCTCGAGTCGGGCGGTTTGCAGGTGATTGCGTCCGAACGTCACGAATCGCGCCGTATCGACAACCAGCTGCGTGGTCGTGCCGGTCGTCAGGGTGACGCCGGTTCCAGCCGTTTCTACCTGTCGCTGGAAGACAGCCTGATGCGCATCTTCGCCTCTGACCGGGTGAAGAACTTCATGAAAGCATTGGGCATGCAGTCCGGTGAAGCGATCGAGCACCGCATGGTGACCAACGCCATCGAGAAGGCCCAGCGCAAGGTTGAAGGCCGCAACTTCGACATCCGCAAGCAACTGCTCGAGTTCGATGACGTCAACAACGAACAGCGTAAAGTGATCTATCACATGCGTAACACGTTGCTGGCCGCCGACAACATCGGTGAAACCATCGCCGACTTCCGTCAGGACGTACTCAACGCGACTGTCAGTGCACACATTCCACCGCAATCGCTGCCCGAGCAGTGGGACGTGGCCGGTCTGGAAGCGGCATTGCAGAGCGACTTCGGTGTTTCGCTGCCGATCCAGCAATGGCTCGACGAAGACGATCACCTGTACGAAGAAACCCTGCGCGAGAAGCTGATGCAAGAGCTGATTGCGGCGTACAACGAGAAAGAAGACCAGGCCGGCGCCGATGCGCTGCGCACCTTCGAGAAGCAAATCGTTCTGCGCGTGCTGGACGACTTGTGGAAAGATCACCTGTCGACCATGGACCACCTGCGTCATGGCATCCACTTGCGTGGCTACGCTCAGAAGAACCCGAAGCAAGAGTACAAGCGCGAGTCGTTCACGCTGTTCTCCGAGCTGCTGGATTCGATCAAGCGCGATTCGATCCGTGTGCTGTCGCACGTCCAGGTTCGCCGCGAAGACCCGATCGAAGAAGAGCAACGCCTGCGTCAGGAAGCCGAAGCACTGGCGGCGCGCATGCAGTTCCAGCACGACGAAGCACCGGGTCTCGAGCAGCCGGACCTGCTCGGTGAAGAGGTCGATGTAGCCCTCGCCACCGCACCGGTTCGCAACGAACAGAAGCTGGGCCGTAACGAGCTGTGCTACTGCGGTTCGGGCAAGAAATTCAAGCATTGCCACGGGCAGATCCAGTAA
- the mvaT gene encoding histone-like nucleoid-structuring protein MvaT: MSLINEYRATEEAIKELQARLKNLSQDDKLQTELEFEGKLRTLMGEYSKSLRDIIALLDPESKTKAPRGGAVKTTGTKRARKVKQYKNPHNGEVIETKGGNHKTLKEWKAKWGGDVVEGWATLLG, translated from the coding sequence ATGTCCTTGATCAACGAATATCGCGCCACCGAAGAAGCTATCAAAGAGCTGCAAGCCCGTTTGAAGAACCTGTCCCAAGACGACAAACTGCAAACCGAGCTGGAATTCGAAGGCAAACTGCGCACCCTGATGGGCGAATACTCCAAGTCCCTGCGTGACATCATCGCGTTGCTGGATCCAGAATCCAAAACCAAGGCACCACGCGGCGGCGCAGTAAAAACTACTGGCACCAAGCGTGCTCGCAAAGTTAAACAATACAAAAACCCGCACAACGGTGAAGTCATCGAAACCAAAGGTGGCAACCACAAGACTCTGAAAGAGTGGAAAGCCAAGTGGGGCGGTGACGTGGTTGAAGGCTGGGCTACCCTGCTGGGCTAA
- a CDS encoding helicase HerA-like domain-containing protein: protein MPDSSQLVIGADLAGKPIAQAMRLANRHGLVAGATGTGKTVTLQKLAEAFSDAGVAVFAADIKGDLCGLGAAGNPQGKVAERIAGMPWLNHTPQAYPVTLWDIHGQSGHPLRTTLSEMGPLLIGALLELTDSQQSALYAAFKVADREGLLLLDLKDLKALLNHLRDHPESLGDDAALMTTGSSQALLRRLAILEQQGAEALFGEPALQLEDILQPTAEGRGRIHLLDASRLVHEAPKVYATFLLWLLAELFEQLPERGDADKPLLALFFDEAHLLFADTPKALQERLEQVVRLIRSKGVGVYFVTQSPGDLPDDVLAQLGLRVQHGLRAFTAKEQKSLRAVAEGFRPNPAFDALSVLTELGIGEALVGTLQDKGTPEMVQRVLVAPPQSRIGPLTETERTLLIAGSPFKGRYDKPVDRESAYEVLMGRKGLAPEPEAAPGKPAAEEPSFTDKAGEFLGTAAGQALKSAMRQAANQLGRQLVRGLMGSLLGGSKRR from the coding sequence ATGCCTGATTCATCGCAACTCGTTATCGGTGCCGATCTCGCGGGGAAGCCGATCGCCCAGGCCATGCGCCTGGCGAACCGTCACGGTCTGGTCGCGGGCGCTACCGGGACCGGCAAGACCGTCACCTTGCAAAAACTGGCCGAGGCGTTCAGCGATGCTGGCGTGGCCGTGTTTGCCGCGGATATCAAGGGTGACCTGTGCGGTCTTGGCGCGGCCGGCAACCCTCAAGGCAAAGTTGCCGAGCGCATCGCCGGGATGCCCTGGCTGAACCACACGCCTCAGGCCTATCCGGTCACCCTGTGGGACATTCACGGCCAGTCCGGTCATCCATTGCGCACAACCTTGAGCGAAATGGGACCGTTATTGATCGGCGCCCTGCTGGAACTGACTGACAGTCAGCAGTCGGCGTTGTACGCCGCGTTCAAGGTCGCGGACCGTGAAGGCTTGCTGCTGTTGGATTTGAAGGACCTCAAGGCACTGCTCAATCACCTGCGCGACCACCCCGAATCGCTGGGGGACGACGCCGCGCTGATGACCACGGGATCGAGTCAGGCCCTGTTGCGGCGCCTGGCGATTCTGGAACAACAGGGCGCCGAAGCACTGTTCGGTGAGCCAGCGTTGCAACTCGAAGACATTTTGCAGCCGACCGCCGAGGGGCGGGGGCGCATTCATTTGCTGGATGCCAGTCGCCTGGTGCACGAGGCGCCCAAGGTCTACGCGACGTTCCTTTTGTGGCTACTGGCCGAACTGTTCGAACAACTGCCGGAGCGCGGCGATGCTGACAAACCGTTGCTGGCGCTGTTTTTCGATGAAGCCCATTTACTGTTTGCCGATACACCCAAGGCATTGCAGGAGCGTCTGGAGCAAGTGGTGCGGCTGATTCGCTCGAAAGGCGTCGGCGTGTATTTCGTCACCCAGTCGCCGGGCGACTTGCCGGATGACGTGTTGGCTCAACTTGGCCTGCGCGTCCAGCATGGCTTGCGCGCGTTCACGGCCAAGGAACAGAAATCCCTTCGGGCCGTGGCCGAAGGCTTCCGTCCGAACCCCGCATTCGACGCCTTGTCGGTGTTGACTGAACTGGGGATTGGCGAAGCGCTGGTCGGCACGTTGCAGGACAAGGGCACGCCGGAGATGGTCCAGCGCGTATTGGTCGCGCCGCCGCAATCGCGGATCGGGCCGCTAACCGAGACGGAACGCACGCTGCTGATCGCCGGCTCGCCGTTCAAGGGGCGGTACGACAAACCGGTTGATCGGGAATCGGCGTATGAAGTGTTGATGGGGCGTAAAGGATTGGCGCCAGAGCCCGAAGCGGCGCCGGGCAAACCTGCGGCGGAGGAACCGAGCTTCACCGACAAGGCTGGGGAGTTCCTCGGCACGGCGGCAGGGCAGGCACTGAAATCGGCAATGCGACAGGCGGCCAATCAGTTGGGGCGGCAGTTGGTGCGCGGGTTGATGGGCTCGCTGCTCGGTGGCAGTAAACGCCGCTGA